DNA from Geobacter sulfurreducens PCA:
GCGTCGGGTTCTTCCTATCTGAAAACGATGGAAGAGCTTGTGCGCTACTATCCGGTATTTGTGGAACAGTGCCTGAAGCAGGCTGGCTGTGAGGGGGACATTCTTCTTGCCGTCGGGCTGCCATACTCCTATTGGCAGGAACAACACAAGCCGGGCGGCGCCGTGCCGGCATTGGCCAAGTCACTGACCGACGGAGCAATCAAGGATGTGGCTGTGTTCCCGCAGGGACTGGGAGGTTTGAGGGATTATCTCGATGGACTTCCGGAGCGCCCGACCGGCAATGTTCTCGGTATCGATATCGGCTTCAACACCATCATCTTCACCCACTGCTGTCCCATAGTTTCTAAAGCAGCACCAGTTGTGGCGAAGCCTCTACTTTCGGTGGTTTGAATAGGCTTTCAAGGTCTCGCCGCTCGAACAAATTCAGCTGTAATAACCGTAATATCTGCTGCATCGACGATCCGATCTTTGACAGAAACGTCAAGTATGCCAGTACCAGATACACGCACAGGGCAATCCAGATCTGTGTGAGTACGGCATTCTCCGAGGTGCCGAGGAAGGTCTTGATCTTCAGGTTCTGTTTGATCCACTTGAAGAACAGTTCGATCTTCCAGCGCTCTTTGTAGAGATCCGCCACGATTGCTGCTTTCAGGTGATGCGCATTGGTCACGAAGCGGTAATCGTTGCCGTCATCGGCGATGAACTGGACAAGCCGCAGTTTGTCCTTCATCCCTTTGAGCCGAATCTCCTGGTCAAGAATGACGCCCGTTGCTTTCCTGCCGGGACGCTTCTTGAAGTATTCCACCAAGGCGTTCTCTTTCAGCCGGGTTACGAAGAAGATGCCGTTGGTCGTTAGTTGCTGCCACCAGTCGTAATCGGTGAAGCCCCGGTCAAAGACGGCCAGTGAACCGGCAGGCAGTTGTAGCATCCTGGCCCAGGACATCTCGTGCTTCTTGCCTTCGGTCACATCGATGAACTCAGGCAGATAGCCGTCAGCATCAAGACCGACATGCATCTTTATGGCACCCTTCTTCTGCCGGTAGGTGGCCCAAGGGAACGCCTCCAGACAGAGATTGATGGTGGTGGCATCCAGCAGATAGACTTTTTCATCGATCTTGAAGCGATGACTGGGTGCAACTGCCTTGCATCGATGCAGCATTTTGTAAAAGAGCTCTTTGTACAACTCATGCGGCTGTTCATCGTTCACTCTGGCCAAGGTGGTACGGGAAACCGTCTTCATGCCCAGATGATAGAGCTTGTGGCCTTGGGCCTTGAGGTTTTCCACGATATCCCGCAGACTTTTTCTGCCGGAAAGTTGACAAACCATCATCGCCATGAACTGCGACCAACGGTTAAAAGAACGAAACTTCTGCCCGATGTGATGCTTGCGGGCAAGGGATTCAAATTCATGTCTCTTGAAAAAACCGACAACTTGGTTAAGGACTGTGTTACAATGTGCCACGGCTCTGATCTCCTTGTTAATATTGGTGTTTTGGCGAACTCAATATATCACAAGTAGCTCTCAGGGCCTCTCTTTATTCAGTTAAACTATGGGACAGCAGTGATCTTCACCCTGTTCTCACCACAGAAAAAGCAGATCATCCATGGCAAGACCCTCAACAAACGGGGCGTTCACCAGATGGCAACCAGCTTTCTGCTGCCACGAATCAAGAACCTCGCCCCATCAGGCACCTTCACTCCCGTGGAGATTGCCTTCCTGATCGAGAAGGGCTATTTGCAGTACGGCTTCGAGCGGCACGATGTCACCCGTGAAATCCAGGAAGCCGGCGTTGCGTATATCGAGCACATCATCCGTGACATTCAGGGTGAGTTGCAGGCCCATGTCGGCATGCATGCCGATTTTGATCGTGTACTGCTGTTCGGCGGTGGTGCCGCCTTCCTGAAGAACGGCCTGCCTGCCAGAAACATCGAGGTTATTGTCCTACCGGAACCGGAATTTGCCAATGCCAGGGGATTCCAGACACTCGCCTTTGCCAAGGGGGTGTGATGTGCCCCTGTACTCGCTCAAGCTTTCCATCTATGACCCGGAAATCATCGCAGCCTTTGAACGGCTGCGCAAAAGCAGAAAGCAGGCGACGTTCACCCACGAAGCGATCAAGCAATTCCTCGCGACGGAACGGGGAAAGCAGGTGCTGGCCAACATGGATGGGGGCACATCAGATCAGCAATTGCCGGCTCTTACTTCCATGGCGGTAAATAAACCTGCCGATAAGCCGCCGAATGAGACGATGTCTGGGGAAGGTGCTTCCGG
Protein-coding regions in this window:
- a CDS encoding ParM/StbA family protein; amino-acid sequence: MNVLVCDLGFSSAKWIYGERKGRIISAFSYNGDNLLIGEDSLMASGSSYLKTMEELVRYYPVFVEQCLKQAGCEGDILLAVGLPYSYWQEQHKPGGAVPALAKSLTDGAIKDVAVFPQGLGGLRDYLDGLPERPTGNVLGIDIGFNTIIFTHCCPIVSKAAPVVAKPLLSVV
- a CDS encoding IS4-like element ISGsu1 family transposase, with amino-acid sequence MAHCNTVLNQVVGFFKRHEFESLARKHHIGQKFRSFNRWSQFMAMMVCQLSGRKSLRDIVENLKAQGHKLYHLGMKTVSRTTLARVNDEQPHELYKELFYKMLHRCKAVAPSHRFKIDEKVYLLDATTINLCLEAFPWATYRQKKGAIKMHVGLDADGYLPEFIDVTEGKKHEMSWARMLQLPAGSLAVFDRGFTDYDWWQQLTTNGIFFVTRLKENALVEYFKKRPGRKATGVILDQEIRLKGMKDKLRLVQFIADDGNDYRFVTNAHHLKAAIVADLYKERWKIELFFKWIKQNLKIKTFLGTSENAVLTQIWIALCVYLVLAYLTFLSKIGSSMQQILRLLQLNLFERRDLESLFKPPKVEASPQLVLL